From Solanum lycopersicum chromosome 8, SLM_r2.1, the proteins below share one genomic window:
- the LOC101266439 gene encoding plastoglobulin-1, chloroplastic has translation MSTLYNPLIFTIKNPKGSLKPHTSLPSSVPTFRLRKFQNFSVQSSISSSNEPEKPTSITPDNDKADDKMVEFVDEWGEKSEPEPGPVTKLADSDPPEYDDEWGNGSPGVDVSGEEDEKLLELKRCLVDTVYGTDFGFRASSEIRAEALEFVCQLEAANPSPAPTESPELLDGNWILVFTAFSELLPLLAVGNIPLLKVEKISQDVNTNSSTIENATTLSSPVATLSFSATATFEVRSPSRIQVEFKEGNFKPPEIKSNINLPETVDLFGQKISLSPVQQSLGPLENAVAGIARTISGQPPLKIPIPGGRTKSWLLTTYLDKDMRISRGDGGLFVLVKEGSSLLY, from the exons atgtCCACTCTCTACAATCCTCTAATTTTCACCATTAAAAACCCAAAAGGCAGCCTTAAACCTCACACTTCCCTTCCTTCTTCTGTCCCGACTTTTAGGCTTcgtaaatttcaaaatttctcaGTTCAATCCTCCATTTCCTCATCCAATGAGCCGGAAAAACCCACCTCTATTACACCGGATAATGATAAAGCTGACGATAAAATGGTCGAGTTCGTGGATGAATGGGGAGAGAAGTCGGAGCCCGAACCCGGACCGGTTACGAAGTTAGCGGATTCGGATCCTCCGGAGTATGATGATGAGTGGGGTAATGGAAGTCCCGGAGTTGACGTGAGTGGTGAAGAGGACGAGAAGCTTCTAGAGCTGAAAAGGTGTTTGGTGGATACAGTTTATGGGACGGATTTCGGATTTCGGGCTTCATCAGAGATTCGGGCCGAGGCATTGGAGTTCGTTTGTCAGTTGGAGGCAGCCAATCCTTCTCCAGCACCAACTGAGTCTCCTGAGTTGCTTGATGGGAACTGGATTTTAGT GTTCACTGCATTTTCCGAGTTGTTACCTCTTCTTGCTGTGGGTAACATTCCTCTGTTGAAGGTAGAAAAGATTAGCCAAGACGTAAATACAAACAGCTCGACTATAGAGAATGCGACTACATTATCAAGCCCTGTAGCCACCTTGTCCTTTAGTGCTACTGCCACTTTTGAAGTTCGAAGCCCCTCTAGAATACAG GTTGAATTCAAGGAAGGGAATTTTAAACCTCCAGAAATAAAATCGAACATAAATCTGCCGGAAACTGTGGATTTGTTTGGGCAAAAGATAAGTCTCTCTCCTGTACAGCAATCTCTAGGTCCTCTGGAAAACGCTGTGGCAGGCATAGCACGAACTATTTCTGGTCAGCCTCCTCTCAAGATCCCAATTCCAGGTGGAAGGACAAAATCCTGGCTTCTCACAACCTACCTTGATAAGGATATGCGGATCTCCAGAGGCGATGGTGGGCTTTTTGTGCTTGTTAAGGAAGGGAGTTCTCTTCTATATTAG